The proteins below are encoded in one region of Mangifera indica cultivar Alphonso chromosome 7, CATAS_Mindica_2.1, whole genome shotgun sequence:
- the LOC123220233 gene encoding transcription factor bHLH104-like isoform X2: MELLDDDCSYLDYLDSILVDQNTCSDLFWSNPSGSVGNDLSSSEFVPQEQENTRKRARNDSCRKPGSKACREKLRRERLNDSILEPGRPAKSDKPAILDDAIRVLNQLRTEAQELKETNEKLQEEIKSLKAEKNELREEKLILKADKEKIEQQLKAMAHSTAAFMPAHPAAYHAGMNKMAVFPSYGLIPMYQYLPQSSRDTSRDHELRPPAA; this comes from the exons ATGGAGTTATTAGACGACGATTGTAGTTATTTGGATTATCTCGATTCAATCCTCGTCGATCAAAACACATGTTCTGATCTCTTTTGGTCCAATCCAAG TGGCAGCGTGGGGAATGATTTATCATCGTCTGAGTTTGTGCcacaagaacaagaaaatacGCGTAAGag GGCACGAAATGATTCCTGCAGGAAGCCGGGATCCAAAGCCTGTCGCGAGAAATTGCGACGTGAGAGATTGAATGACAG TATTTTGGAACCTGGGAGACCTGCAAAATCTGATAAACCGGCTATACTTGATGATGCAATTAGGGTTTTAAACCAATTAAGAACTGAGGCCCAGGAGCTCAAAGAAACTAATGAAAAGTTACAAGAAGAGATTAAAAGTTTAAAG GCTGAGAAGAATGAACTTCGCGAAGAGAAACTCATTCTGAAGGCGGACAAAGAAAAGATTGAACAACAGTTGAAAGCAATGGCCCATTCAACTGCTGCTTTTATGCCAGCCCACCCGGCAGCATATCATGCTGGGATGAATAAGATGGCTGTTTTTCCTAGTTATGGTTTGATCCCCATGTATCAATATTTGCCTCAATCTTCACGTGATACATCCCGTGATCATGAGCTCAGGCCCCCTGCAGCGTAG
- the LOC123220233 gene encoding transcription factor bHLH104-like isoform X1, which translates to MELLDDDCSYLDYLDSILVDQNTCSDLFWSNPSGSVGNDLSSSEFVPQEQENTRKRARNDSCRKPGSKACREKLRRERLNDRFLDLSSILEPGRPAKSDKPAILDDAIRVLNQLRTEAQELKETNEKLQEEIKSLKAEKNELREEKLILKADKEKIEQQLKAMAHSTAAFMPAHPAAYHAGMNKMAVFPSYGLIPMYQYLPQSSRDTSRDHELRPPAA; encoded by the exons ATGGAGTTATTAGACGACGATTGTAGTTATTTGGATTATCTCGATTCAATCCTCGTCGATCAAAACACATGTTCTGATCTCTTTTGGTCCAATCCAAG TGGCAGCGTGGGGAATGATTTATCATCGTCTGAGTTTGTGCcacaagaacaagaaaatacGCGTAAGag GGCACGAAATGATTCCTGCAGGAAGCCGGGATCCAAAGCCTGTCGCGAGAAATTGCGACGTGAGAGATTGAATGACAG GTTTCTTGATTTGAGCAGTATTTTGGAACCTGGGAGACCTGCAAAATCTGATAAACCGGCTATACTTGATGATGCAATTAGGGTTTTAAACCAATTAAGAACTGAGGCCCAGGAGCTCAAAGAAACTAATGAAAAGTTACAAGAAGAGATTAAAAGTTTAAAG GCTGAGAAGAATGAACTTCGCGAAGAGAAACTCATTCTGAAGGCGGACAAAGAAAAGATTGAACAACAGTTGAAAGCAATGGCCCATTCAACTGCTGCTTTTATGCCAGCCCACCCGGCAGCATATCATGCTGGGATGAATAAGATGGCTGTTTTTCCTAGTTATGGTTTGATCCCCATGTATCAATATTTGCCTCAATCTTCACGTGATACATCCCGTGATCATGAGCTCAGGCCCCCTGCAGCGTAG
- the LOC123220235 gene encoding RING-H2 finger protein ATL16-like, which produces MDLVSKHYMIQGAQALSPITTPSSSIFGSHSSGTSFPIIAIAIIGILATAFLLVSYYIFVIKCCLNWHRMDLLRRFSLSQRGGPEDPLMAYPPALEVRGLDESVIRSLPIFQFSKGLNSKEFGERNSCECAVCLNEFQEDEKLRMIPNCSHVFHIDCIDVWLQNNANCPLCRTSISSTTRFPIDQIIAPSSTPQDPNPYTGNVVSNDEDYVVIELGTHHSVEQTLLATQERLNSGDLSGRSISPPPPPRKLEQRIVHKMARKFHKVTSMGDECIDIRDKDERFAVEPIRRSFSMDSSADPKFYSAIQEAFQQNRQVSEVSPIEGCSNRVRRSFFTFGHGRGSKRAVLPVYLEP; this is translated from the coding sequence ATGGATCTTGTAAGCAAACACTACATGATCCAGGGGGCACAAGCTCTTTCTCCTATCACAACTCCAAGTAGCTCCATCTTTGGCTCGCATTCCTCAGGGACAAGTTTTCCCATTATAGCCATTGCCATTATAGGGATTTTAGCCACTGCTTTCTTGCTGGTGAGTTACTACATCTTTGTAATCAAATGCTGCCTCAATTGGCACCGTATGGATCTCTTAAGGCGATTCTCTTTATCTCAAAGAGGAGGACCTGAAGACCCTTTAATGGCGTACCCTCCAGCCCTGGAAGTTCGAGGACTCGATGAGTCTGTGATAAGATCATTACCAATATTTCAATTCAGTAAAGGACTCAACAGCAAGGAATTCGGAGAAAGAAACTCTTGTGAATGTGCAGTTTGTTTGAACGAGTTTCAAGAAGACGAGAAGCTGAGAATGATACCAAATTGTAGCCATGTTTTTCACATTGATTGCATTGACGTTTGGCTTCAAAACAATGCAAATTGCCCACTTTGCAGAACAAGTATTTCATCCACAACAAGGTTTCCCATTGATCAAATTATCGCACCCAGTTCAACTCCTCAAGATCCAAATCCATACACGGGAAATGTCGTAAGCAATGATGAGGATTATGTTGTGATAGAACTGGGCACTCATCACTCTGTGGAGCAAACATTGCTTGCAACACAAGAAAGATTGAATTCAGGGGACTTATCAGGGCGGTCAATTAGTCCTCCTCCGCCGCCGCGAAAGTTAGAACAGAGAATTGTTCATAAAATGGCTAGGAAGTTTCATAAAGTAACGAGCATGGGAGATGAATGTATTGATATCAGAGACAAAGACGAGCGGTTTGCAGTAGAACCCATTAGAAGATCATTCTCAATGGATTCATCAGCTGATCCAAAGTTCTATTCAGCCATTCAAGAAGCTTTTCAACAAAACAGGCAAGTCAGTGAAGTTAGCCCCATTGAAGGTTGCAGTAACAGAGTTAGAAGATCTTTCTTTACTTTTGGCCATGGCAGGGGATCCAAAAGGGCAGTTCTACCAGTATATTTGGAGCCATGA